One window of Cellulomonas shaoxiangyii genomic DNA carries:
- a CDS encoding UbiA family prenyltransferase, which yields MPDAPAPADGSRVRRGAVRTVAALAGACHPGPTVVVTTLCTALAAGVGAPAGRVVLVLVTVLAGQLSIGWSNDWLDAARDRAVGRTDKPVVAGAVAPGTLRTAAVVAAATSVLVSLPTGAAAAGAHLGAVAMGWAYNVRLKSTVASWVPYAVAFALLPAFVVLALPGDERPAGWLLGVGALLGVGAHLANVMPDLEDDAATGVRGLPHRLGRRRTGVLAPAVLAGAVVVAVLGPPGRPGAVPAAAGALAVVIAVTAGAAGLRRERSRLPFTLAMVVAVLCVVVLVAAGGRGAAV from the coding sequence GTGCCCGACGCCCCCGCACCCGCAGACGGCTCGCGCGTGCGCCGCGGGGCGGTCCGGACGGTCGCCGCGCTCGCGGGCGCCTGCCACCCCGGCCCCACGGTCGTCGTCACGACGCTGTGCACGGCACTCGCCGCCGGCGTGGGTGCCCCGGCGGGGCGGGTCGTGCTGGTGCTGGTGACGGTCCTGGCCGGGCAGCTGTCGATCGGCTGGTCGAACGACTGGCTCGACGCCGCGCGCGACCGGGCCGTCGGGCGCACGGACAAGCCCGTGGTCGCCGGGGCGGTGGCACCGGGGACGCTGCGGACCGCGGCCGTCGTGGCGGCCGCCACCTCCGTCCTGGTCTCCCTGCCGACGGGGGCCGCGGCCGCCGGCGCGCACCTGGGGGCGGTGGCGATGGGGTGGGCCTACAACGTGCGCCTCAAGTCGACCGTGGCGTCGTGGGTCCCGTACGCGGTCGCGTTCGCCCTGCTGCCCGCCTTCGTCGTGCTGGCCCTGCCGGGCGACGAGCGGCCCGCCGGCTGGCTGCTGGGGGTCGGCGCGCTGCTCGGGGTGGGCGCCCACCTGGCCAACGTCATGCCGGACCTCGAGGACGACGCCGCGACCGGCGTCCGGGGCCTGCCGCACCGCCTCGGGCGCCGGCGGACGGGCGTCCTGGCGCCGGCCGTCCTCGCCGGCGCGGTCGTGGTGGCGGTGCTCGGGCCGCCGGGGCGACCGGGGGCCGTGCCCGCGGCCGCCGGGGCGCTCGCCGTGGTCATCGCCGTGACCGCGGGCGCGGCCGGGCTGCGGCGTGAGCGCAGCCGCCTGCCGTTCACGCTCGCCATGGTGGTCGCGGTGCTGTGCGTGGTCGTGCTCGTGGCGGCCGGAGGGCGCGGCGCCGCCGTCTGA
- a CDS encoding type III polyketide synthase encodes MSRVLAVAPALPGPPHAQEAISDVVVPLVAGADAGTARLLRRLHRNSGVRTRHLALAPEEYAGLRDFTDANDLYLTVGTELAARAARDALTRAGIAPEAVDFVLFTSVTGIGAPSVDAALVPLLGLRTDVKRLPSFGLGCAGGAAGLARVHDYLTGHPHDVALLVCLELCSLTLQHGGTEPADLVANGLFGDGAGAAVLVGRDHPAAATAAGPEVVASGSRLYPGTGADLGWRIGASGFRIVLSANLPAVVHAELAGDVEGLLAAHGLKPGDVTRWVVHAGGPKILDAVEQTLGLPDDALAASRASLAAVGNLSSASVLDVLDRTLQAGPPPGSPGLLLAFGPGVSVEMVLLRWSAAG; translated from the coding sequence ATGTCGCGCGTGCTGGCCGTCGCACCGGCTCTGCCGGGCCCCCCGCACGCCCAGGAGGCGATCTCCGACGTGGTCGTCCCGCTCGTCGCGGGGGCCGACGCGGGCACGGCGCGGCTCCTGCGGCGCCTGCACCGCAACAGCGGCGTGCGCACCCGGCACCTGGCCCTGGCGCCCGAGGAGTACGCGGGCCTGCGCGACTTCACCGACGCGAACGACCTGTACCTGACGGTCGGCACCGAGCTCGCGGCGCGCGCCGCGCGCGACGCCCTGACCCGGGCCGGCATCGCCCCCGAGGCGGTCGACTTCGTCCTGTTCACCTCGGTCACGGGGATCGGCGCGCCGTCGGTCGACGCGGCGCTCGTGCCCCTGCTCGGGCTGCGCACCGACGTCAAGCGGCTGCCCTCGTTCGGGCTCGGCTGCGCGGGCGGGGCCGCGGGCCTGGCCCGCGTGCACGACTACCTCACCGGCCACCCGCACGACGTCGCGCTGCTCGTGTGCCTCGAGCTGTGCTCGCTGACGCTGCAGCACGGCGGCACCGAGCCGGCCGACCTCGTCGCGAACGGCCTGTTCGGCGACGGAGCAGGCGCAGCCGTGCTCGTCGGCCGCGACCACCCGGCCGCCGCGACCGCGGCCGGCCCCGAGGTGGTGGCGAGCGGCAGCCGCCTGTACCCGGGCACGGGCGCGGACCTCGGCTGGCGCATCGGGGCGTCGGGCTTCCGCATCGTGCTGTCCGCCAACCTCCCCGCCGTGGTCCACGCCGAGCTCGCCGGCGACGTCGAGGGACTGCTCGCGGCGCACGGGCTGAAGCCCGGTGACGTGACGCGGTGGGTCGTGCACGCCGGCGGGCCCAAGATCCTCGACGCGGTGGAGCAGACGCTCGGGCTGCCCGACGACGCCCTCGCCGCGAGCCGCGCCTCGCTGGCGGCGGTCGGGAACCTGTCGTCCGCCTCGGTGCTCGACGTGCTCGACCGCACGCTGCAGGCCGGTCCGCCCCCCGGCTCGCCCGGTCTGCTGCTCGCGTTCGGGCCCGGCGTGAGCGTCGAGATGGTGCTCCTGCGCTGGTCTGCGGCGGGCTGA
- a CDS encoding isoprenylcysteine carboxyl methyltransferase family protein yields the protein MLTLFVVVVVLTGVERLVELVVSSRNARWSFARGGVESGRGHFPPMVLLHTGLLVACVVEVLVAPRAFVAWLGWTALVLVVASQALRWWCIATLGPRWNTRVIVVPGLPLVDRGPYRWIPHPNYVAVVVEGVALPLVHNAWVTALAFTVLNAVLLLRYRIPAEERALRAATVPA from the coding sequence GTGCTCACACTCTTCGTCGTCGTCGTCGTCCTCACGGGCGTGGAGCGTCTCGTGGAGCTCGTCGTCTCGTCCCGCAACGCGCGGTGGTCGTTCGCCCGCGGAGGCGTCGAGAGCGGCCGCGGCCACTTCCCGCCCATGGTCCTGCTCCACACCGGCCTGCTCGTCGCGTGCGTCGTCGAGGTGCTGGTCGCGCCCCGGGCCTTCGTGGCGTGGCTCGGCTGGACCGCGCTCGTGCTCGTCGTCGCGAGCCAGGCGCTGCGCTGGTGGTGCATCGCGACGCTCGGGCCGCGCTGGAACACGCGCGTCATCGTCGTGCCGGGGCTCCCGCTGGTGGACCGCGGCCCGTACCGCTGGATCCCGCACCCCAACTACGTGGCGGTCGTGGTCGAGGGCGTCGCCCTGCCCCTCGTGCACAACGCGTGGGTGACCGCGCTCGCGTTCACGGTGCTCAACGCCGTCCTGCTGCTGCGGTACCGCATCCCGGCCGAGGAGCGGGCCCTGCGGGCGGCGACCGTCCCGGCGTAG
- a CDS encoding NAD(P)/FAD-dependent oxidoreductase yields MPDTDVLVVGGGPVGLAAAVEARRRGLEVVVLEPRAGTVDKACGEGLMPGALRLLQEWDLDPVGHTLAGISYRSPAGHVDHRFRGPAGRGVRRTTLHDALRERAAALGATTVAGRATGVRVTPDGVVVAGISARYLLACDGLHSTVRRLLGVERPVPAGRDRVDRRRYGLRRHYRLAPWTDLVEVHWSRDAEAYVTPVAPDLVGVAVLGRRGAGLDAALDGFPELAGRLHGALPAGPVRGAGPLRQRSTRRAVGPVRLVGDASGYVDALTGEGLRVGFAQARAAVATLDDPAAYERAWRAASRDYRLITSALVAWATSPMRPALVPVARRSPALFGAVVERLAR; encoded by the coding sequence GTGCCGGACACGGACGTCCTCGTCGTGGGCGGCGGGCCCGTCGGGCTCGCCGCCGCCGTCGAGGCGCGCCGCCGCGGCCTGGAGGTGGTCGTCCTCGAGCCCCGGGCCGGGACGGTCGACAAGGCGTGCGGCGAGGGCCTCATGCCCGGCGCGCTGCGTCTCCTGCAGGAGTGGGACCTCGACCCGGTGGGCCACACCCTCGCAGGCATCAGCTACCGCTCACCCGCCGGGCACGTGGACCACCGCTTCCGCGGCCCCGCAGGCCGTGGCGTGCGGCGCACCACGCTGCACGACGCGCTGCGCGAGCGGGCGGCGGCGCTGGGGGCGACCACGGTGGCCGGGCGCGCGACCGGCGTCCGCGTCACGCCCGACGGCGTCGTCGTGGCCGGCATCTCCGCGCGGTACCTGCTGGCGTGCGACGGCCTGCACTCGACCGTCCGGCGCCTGCTCGGGGTGGAGCGCCCGGTGCCGGCCGGCCGCGACCGCGTCGACCGCCGGCGGTACGGCCTGCGGCGGCACTACCGCCTCGCGCCGTGGACGGACCTCGTGGAGGTGCACTGGTCCCGCGACGCCGAGGCGTACGTCACCCCGGTCGCGCCGGACCTCGTCGGCGTCGCCGTCCTGGGCCGACGCGGGGCGGGCCTGGACGCGGCCCTCGACGGGTTCCCCGAGCTGGCCGGGCGCCTGCACGGCGCGCTGCCCGCGGGGCCCGTCCGCGGCGCGGGACCGCTGCGCCAGCGCAGCACGCGCCGCGCCGTCGGTCCGGTGCGACTGGTCGGCGACGCGTCCGGCTACGTCGACGCGCTGACCGGCGAGGGGTTGCGGGTCGGCTTCGCGCAGGCGCGCGCCGCGGTCGCGACGCTCGACGACCCGGCGGCCTACGAGCGCGCCTGGCGGGCCGCGTCCCGCGACTACCGGCTGATCACGTCCGCGTTGGTGGCGTGGGCGACCTCGCCGATGCGGCCGGCGCTCGTGCCCGTGGCGCGCCGGTCCCCCGCGCTCTTCGGGGCCGTGGTGGAGCGTCTCGCCCGGTGA
- a CDS encoding AMIN-like domain-containing (lipo)protein gives MTAVVGLVVLATAACGDGGAGTTTPSATPTPTATATPSPGESATASPTAPRPTATGTPEPTAGLGDFTPPGTELTAEPVDGRLTVVAVRTGEHDDYDRVVYELAGEGLPGWRVGWVDQAVDDPSGEVVPVEGDGILQVWITGTAYPHDSGHDEFAQDLHPDDGDVEQVTRPLTFEGMTQSFIGVDDGPRPVRVLLLQDPVRVVVDVADDA, from the coding sequence GTGACGGCGGTCGTCGGTCTGGTGGTCCTCGCGACCGCAGCGTGCGGCGACGGCGGCGCGGGCACGACGACGCCGTCGGCCACGCCGACACCGACCGCCACCGCGACGCCGTCGCCGGGCGAGTCCGCCACCGCGTCCCCCACCGCGCCCCGGCCGACGGCGACGGGGACCCCCGAGCCGACCGCGGGTCTCGGGGACTTCACGCCGCCCGGCACCGAGCTCACCGCCGAGCCGGTGGACGGCCGGCTCACCGTCGTCGCCGTGCGCACGGGCGAGCACGACGACTACGACCGCGTGGTCTACGAGCTGGCCGGCGAGGGTCTGCCGGGCTGGCGCGTGGGCTGGGTGGACCAGGCCGTCGACGACCCGTCCGGCGAGGTGGTACCGGTCGAGGGTGACGGGATCCTGCAGGTGTGGATCACCGGCACCGCGTACCCGCACGACAGCGGGCACGACGAGTTCGCGCAGGACCTGCACCCGGACGACGGCGACGTGGAGCAGGTGACCCGGCCGCTGACGTTCGAGGGGATGACGCAGTCCTTCATCGGCGTCGACGACGGACCCCGACCGGTCCGCGTGCTGCTGCTGCAGGACCCGGTGCGGGTGGTCGTGGACGTGGCGGACGACGCCTGA
- a CDS encoding AMIN-like domain-containing (lipo)protein, with product MTTRPVLPTAVRVPAPGRRHGARRTLAAAGAAAVVLTLGACTSTSAAAPQESAPPSAALSGTSQPDPSATPTSVPAPAPAPGAEPVGVPPFQEDVMVLQATATEWVSVDDIVVTPFDGFTRVEYVLNGPGAASYEVTWVDRALDEATGRDLPIEGDAVLRVAIGSVPLSGIDATRDEAVEAGSVRSVLAPVALDDVAVGYVGATAPVPVRAFFWPEGHRLVVDLLDEG from the coding sequence ATGACCACGCGACCCGTCCTCCCCACCGCCGTCCGCGTCCCCGCACCGGGACGCCGCCACGGCGCCCGGCGCACGCTCGCCGCGGCCGGTGCGGCCGCCGTCGTCCTCACGCTCGGCGCGTGCACCAGCACGAGCGCGGCCGCGCCGCAGGAGTCCGCGCCGCCCTCCGCGGCGCTGTCCGGCACGTCGCAGCCGGACCCCTCCGCGACCCCCACGTCCGTGCCCGCACCCGCCCCGGCACCCGGCGCGGAGCCGGTCGGTGTGCCGCCCTTCCAGGAGGACGTCATGGTCCTCCAGGCCACGGCGACGGAGTGGGTGAGCGTCGACGACATCGTCGTCACTCCGTTCGACGGGTTCACGCGGGTCGAGTACGTGCTCAACGGGCCCGGTGCCGCGTCGTACGAGGTGACCTGGGTCGACCGGGCCCTCGACGAGGCGACCGGTCGCGACCTGCCGATCGAGGGCGACGCCGTGCTCCGCGTCGCCATCGGGTCCGTCCCGCTGTCCGGCATCGACGCGACCCGGGACGAGGCGGTCGAGGCCGGGTCCGTGCGCTCCGTGCTCGCCCCCGTCGCCCTCGACGACGTCGCCGTCGGGTACGTCGGCGCGACCGCACCCGTGCCGGTCCGCGCGTTCTTCTGGCCCGAGGGTCACCGCCTGGTGGTGGACCTGCTCGACGAGGGGTGA
- a CDS encoding glycoside hydrolase family 13 protein, with product MTFTREDAPWWTTAVVYQIYPRSFQDSDGDGVGDLRGVLQRVDHLAELGVDVVWFSPLYRSPQDDNGYDISDYQDVDPLFGTLEDLDEVVDALHARGIKVVMDLVVNHTSDEHPWFVESRSSVDNPKRDWYWWRPPRHGMAAGEPGAEPTNWGSFFSGSVWELDDATGEYYLHLFSRKQPDLNWENPEVREAVYAMMRWWLDRGVDGFRMDVINLISKVVGPDGALHDGPVTHGVLGDAGPGTNNGPRLHEFLQEMHREVFAGRRESLLLVGETPGATVEDAVLFTDPHRAELDMVFTFEHVGLDHGPGGKYDPVPLDLRDLKATMHRWQAGLQDVGWNSLYWDNHDQPRAVSRFGDDGEYRRESATMLATVLHLHRGTPYVYQGEELGMTNAHFTSFDRYRDIEALRYVEHARALGRTSDDQLLAGLAAMSRDNARTPVQWDATRHAGFTTGEPWIAVNPNHRTVNAEAERADPSSVFHHHRRLIALRHAEPVVALGDFRMLLPDHPHVYAFTRTLDDVQLLVLGSFSGEEQTVEVPAGWDDDAERVLGNYADPAAVTAGVVTLRPWEALVLRRRGPAS from the coding sequence GTGACCTTCACACGTGAGGACGCACCGTGGTGGACCACCGCGGTCGTCTACCAGATCTACCCCCGCTCCTTCCAGGACTCCGACGGTGACGGCGTCGGCGACCTGCGCGGGGTGCTGCAGCGCGTCGACCACCTCGCCGAGCTCGGCGTCGACGTCGTCTGGTTCTCGCCGCTGTACCGCAGCCCGCAGGACGACAACGGCTACGACATCAGCGACTACCAGGACGTCGACCCGCTGTTCGGCACCCTCGAGGACCTGGACGAGGTCGTCGACGCGCTGCACGCGCGCGGCATCAAGGTCGTGATGGACCTCGTCGTCAACCACACGAGCGACGAGCACCCGTGGTTCGTCGAGTCGCGCTCGTCCGTCGACAACCCGAAGCGGGACTGGTACTGGTGGCGCCCGCCCCGGCACGGCATGGCGGCCGGCGAGCCGGGCGCGGAGCCCACCAACTGGGGCTCCTTCTTCTCCGGGTCGGTGTGGGAGCTCGACGACGCCACGGGCGAGTACTACCTGCACCTGTTCAGCCGCAAGCAGCCCGACCTCAACTGGGAGAACCCGGAGGTGCGCGAGGCGGTCTACGCGATGATGCGCTGGTGGCTCGACCGGGGGGTCGACGGGTTCCGCATGGACGTCATCAACCTCATCTCGAAGGTCGTCGGCCCCGACGGCGCCCTCCACGACGGTCCGGTCACGCACGGCGTCCTCGGCGACGCCGGGCCCGGCACCAACAACGGCCCGCGCCTGCACGAGTTCCTGCAGGAGATGCACCGCGAGGTCTTCGCCGGCCGGCGCGAGTCGCTGCTGCTCGTGGGGGAGACGCCCGGCGCGACGGTCGAGGACGCGGTCCTCTTCACGGACCCACACCGTGCGGAGCTCGACATGGTCTTCACGTTCGAGCACGTCGGCCTGGACCACGGACCGGGCGGCAAGTACGACCCCGTCCCGCTCGACCTGCGCGACCTGAAGGCGACGATGCACCGCTGGCAGGCCGGTCTCCAGGACGTCGGCTGGAACTCGCTCTACTGGGACAACCACGACCAGCCGCGGGCGGTGTCGCGCTTCGGGGACGACGGCGAGTACCGGCGGGAGTCCGCGACGATGCTCGCCACGGTGCTGCACCTGCACCGCGGCACGCCGTACGTCTACCAGGGCGAGGAGCTCGGGATGACGAACGCGCACTTCACGTCGTTCGACCGGTACCGCGACATCGAGGCGCTGCGGTACGTGGAGCACGCCCGCGCGCTCGGCCGCACGAGCGACGACCAGCTCCTCGCCGGCCTCGCGGCGATGAGCCGCGACAACGCCCGCACCCCCGTGCAGTGGGACGCCACGCGGCACGCCGGCTTCACCACCGGTGAGCCGTGGATCGCGGTGAACCCGAACCACCGCACGGTCAACGCCGAGGCCGAGCGTGCGGACCCCAGCTCGGTGTTCCACCACCACCGCCGGCTGATCGCGCTGCGGCACGCCGAGCCCGTCGTCGCGCTCGGCGACTTCCGGATGCTGCTGCCCGACCACCCCCACGTGTACGCGTTCACCCGCACCCTCGACGACGTGCAGCTGCTCGTGCTCGGCAGCTTCTCGGGCGAGGAGCAGACGGTCGAGGTCCCGGCCGGGTGGGACGACGACGCCGAGCGCGTGCTCGGCAACTACGCCGACCCGGCCGCGGTCACCGCGGGGGTCGTCACGCTGCGGCCGTGGGAGGCCCTCGTGCTGCGGCGGCGCGGCCCGGCGTCCTGA
- the ilvD gene encoding dihydroxy-acid dehydratase, translating to MTDVQQDTAPGVDIKPRSRQVTDGLEATAARGMLRAVGMGDEDFAKPQVGVASSWNEITPCNLSLDRLAKAVKDGVHAGGGFPLEFGTISVSDGISMGHEGMHYSLVSRDIIADSVETVMMAERLDGSVLLAGCDKSLPGMLMAAARLDLASVFLYAGSIMPGWVKLSDGTEKDVTIIDAFEAVGACARGLMSREDVDRIERAICPGEGACGGMYTANTMASVAEAMGMSLPGSAAPPSADRRRDQFARRSGEAVVELLRRGITARQIMTKEAFENAIAVVMAFGGSTNAVLHLLAIAHEAEVDLTLADFSRVAERVPHLGDLKPFGRYVMNDVDRIGGVPVVMKALLDAGLLHGDCLTVTGRTVAENLADIAPPDPDGKILRALDDPIHRTGGITILGGSLAPDGAVVKSAGFDSDVFEGTARVFERERAALDALEDGTIQAGDVVVIRYEGPKGGPGMREMLAITGAIKGAALGKDVLLITDGRFSGGTTGLCVGHIAPEAVDAGPIAFVRDGDRIRLDVAHVTLDLLVDEAELATRRAGWAPLAPRYTRGVLGKYQKLVQSASKGAVLG from the coding sequence ATGACGGACGTGCAGCAGGACACCGCCCCCGGCGTCGACATCAAGCCCCGCTCCCGGCAGGTCACCGACGGCCTGGAGGCGACCGCCGCGCGCGGCATGCTGCGCGCCGTCGGCATGGGGGACGAGGACTTCGCGAAGCCGCAGGTGGGCGTCGCGAGCTCGTGGAACGAGATCACGCCCTGCAACCTCTCGCTCGACCGGCTCGCGAAGGCCGTCAAGGACGGCGTGCACGCGGGCGGCGGGTTCCCGCTGGAGTTCGGCACCATCTCGGTCTCCGACGGCATCTCCATGGGCCACGAGGGCATGCACTACTCGCTCGTGAGCCGCGACATCATCGCCGACTCCGTCGAGACGGTGATGATGGCCGAGCGGCTCGACGGGTCCGTGCTGCTCGCCGGGTGCGACAAGTCGCTCCCCGGCATGCTGATGGCCGCGGCCCGGCTCGACCTCGCGAGCGTCTTCCTCTACGCGGGCTCGATCATGCCCGGCTGGGTGAAGCTCTCGGACGGCACCGAGAAGGACGTGACGATCATCGACGCGTTCGAGGCCGTCGGCGCGTGCGCGCGCGGGCTCATGAGCCGTGAGGACGTCGACCGCATCGAGCGCGCGATCTGCCCGGGCGAGGGTGCGTGCGGCGGCATGTACACGGCCAACACCATGGCGTCGGTGGCCGAGGCGATGGGCATGTCGCTGCCCGGCTCGGCCGCGCCGCCGTCGGCGGACCGGCGCCGCGACCAGTTCGCGCGCCGGTCGGGGGAGGCGGTCGTCGAGCTGCTGCGCCGCGGCATCACCGCGCGGCAGATCATGACGAAGGAGGCGTTCGAGAACGCGATCGCGGTCGTCATGGCGTTCGGCGGCTCGACCAACGCCGTGCTGCACCTGCTGGCGATCGCGCACGAGGCCGAGGTCGACCTCACGCTGGCGGACTTCTCGCGCGTGGCCGAGCGCGTCCCCCACCTCGGCGACCTCAAGCCGTTCGGCCGGTACGTGATGAACGACGTCGACCGCATCGGCGGCGTCCCGGTCGTGATGAAGGCGCTGCTCGACGCGGGCCTGCTGCACGGCGACTGCCTCACCGTCACCGGCCGCACGGTCGCGGAGAACCTCGCCGACATCGCGCCGCCCGACCCGGACGGCAAGATCCTGCGGGCGCTGGACGACCCGATCCACCGCACGGGCGGCATCACGATCCTCGGCGGCTCGCTTGCGCCCGACGGCGCCGTGGTGAAGTCCGCGGGCTTCGACTCCGACGTCTTCGAGGGCACCGCGCGCGTGTTCGAGCGCGAGCGTGCGGCCCTCGACGCGCTCGAGGACGGCACCATCCAGGCCGGCGACGTCGTCGTCATCCGCTACGAGGGCCCGAAGGGCGGCCCGGGTATGCGCGAGATGCTGGCCATCACCGGCGCCATCAAGGGCGCGGCGCTCGGCAAGGACGTCCTGCTCATCACCGACGGCCGGTTCTCCGGCGGCACGACGGGCCTGTGCGTCGGGCACATCGCGCCCGAGGCCGTCGACGCCGGGCCGATCGCCTTCGTCCGCGACGGCGACCGGATCCGCCTCGACGTCGCGCACGTCACGCTCGACCTGCTCGTCGACGAGGCGGAGCTCGCCACCCGGCGTGCGGGGTGGGCGCCGCTCGCGCCCCGGTACACGCGCGGCGTGCTCGGCAAGTACCAGAAGCTCGTGCAGTCGGCGTCGAAGGGCGCGGTGCTCGGCTGA
- the ilvD gene encoding dihydroxy-acid dehydratase produces the protein MSRPLRSRTSTHGRNMAGARALWRATGMTSEDFGKPIVAIANSYTQFVPGHVHLKDMGDLVASAVREAGGVAKEFNTIAVDDGIAMGHAGMLYSLPSRDLIADSVEYMVNAHCADALVCISNCDKITPGMLNAALRLNIPVIFVSGGPMEAGKAVVANGVARTPLNLINAINYSADDAVDDAALAQVEENACPTCGSCSGMFTANSMNCLTEALGLSLPGNGSTLATHTARRELFLEAGRTVVDLARRYYEDEDDTAAPRGIATKAAFANAMALDVAMGGSTNTVLHVLAAAQEAEVDFTLADIDAISRRVPCLAKVAPNHPDFHMEDVHRAGGIPALLGELDRGGLLDHDVTSVHTPTLRAWLDDWDVRGGRATDRALELFHAAPGGVRTTQAFSTSNRWESLDVDAGGGCIRDVAHAYTVEGGLAVLRGNLAQDGAIIKTAGIDPDVFHFVGTALVCESQDEAVDKILRKEVQPGHVVVVRYEGPSGGPGMQEMLYPTSFIKGRGLGKVCALITDGRFSGGSSGISVGHVSPEAAAGGTIGLIEDGDEIEIDVETRLIRVNVPDAVLAERRAKMEASENPWQPLNRDRYVSPALQAYAAMATSADRGAVRDVNRLRRS, from the coding sequence ATGAGCCGTCCCCTGCGCTCTCGTACCTCGACCCACGGCCGCAACATGGCCGGCGCTCGCGCGCTGTGGCGCGCGACGGGCATGACGAGCGAGGACTTCGGCAAGCCGATCGTCGCGATCGCCAACTCGTACACGCAGTTCGTCCCCGGGCACGTGCACCTCAAGGACATGGGCGACCTGGTCGCGTCGGCCGTGCGCGAGGCGGGTGGCGTGGCGAAGGAGTTCAACACGATCGCCGTGGACGACGGCATCGCGATGGGCCACGCGGGAATGCTCTACTCGCTGCCCAGCCGCGACCTCATCGCGGACTCGGTCGAGTACATGGTCAACGCGCACTGCGCGGACGCCCTCGTGTGCATCTCGAACTGCGACAAGATCACGCCGGGCATGCTCAACGCGGCGCTGCGCCTGAACATCCCGGTGATCTTCGTGTCCGGCGGGCCGATGGAGGCCGGCAAGGCGGTCGTCGCGAACGGCGTCGCGCGCACGCCGCTGAACCTCATCAACGCGATCAACTACTCGGCCGACGACGCGGTGGACGACGCCGCCCTCGCGCAGGTCGAGGAGAACGCGTGCCCCACGTGCGGCTCGTGCTCCGGGATGTTCACCGCCAACTCGATGAACTGCCTCACCGAGGCCCTCGGCCTGTCGCTGCCCGGCAACGGCTCGACGCTCGCCACGCACACCGCCCGCCGCGAGCTGTTCCTCGAGGCCGGCCGCACGGTCGTCGACCTCGCCCGCCGGTACTACGAGGACGAGGACGACACGGCGGCCCCGCGCGGCATCGCGACCAAGGCCGCGTTCGCGAACGCCATGGCGCTCGACGTCGCGATGGGCGGCTCGACCAACACGGTGCTGCACGTGCTCGCCGCGGCGCAGGAGGCCGAGGTCGACTTCACGCTCGCGGACATCGACGCGATCAGCCGCCGCGTGCCCTGCCTGGCGAAGGTCGCGCCGAACCACCCGGACTTCCACATGGAGGACGTGCACCGCGCCGGCGGCATCCCCGCCCTGCTGGGGGAGCTCGACCGCGGGGGCCTGCTCGACCACGACGTCACGTCGGTGCACACGCCCACGCTGCGCGCCTGGCTCGACGACTGGGACGTGCGTGGCGGGCGGGCCACCGACCGCGCGCTCGAGCTGTTCCACGCGGCGCCGGGCGGCGTCCGCACGACGCAGGCGTTCTCGACGTCGAACCGCTGGGAGTCCCTGGACGTCGACGCGGGAGGCGGCTGCATCCGCGACGTCGCGCACGCCTACACCGTCGAGGGCGGGCTCGCGGTCCTGCGCGGCAACCTCGCGCAGGACGGCGCGATCATCAAGACCGCCGGCATCGACCCGGACGTCTTCCACTTCGTCGGCACCGCGCTCGTGTGCGAGTCGCAGGACGAGGCGGTCGACAAGATCCTCCGCAAGGAGGTGCAGCCCGGCCACGTCGTCGTCGTGCGCTACGAGGGCCCTTCGGGCGGCCCCGGCATGCAGGAGATGCTCTACCCGACGTCCTTCATCAAGGGCCGCGGCCTGGGCAAGGTGTGCGCCCTCATCACGGACGGCCGGTTCTCCGGCGGGTCGAGCGGCATCTCCGTGGGCCACGTCAGCCCGGAGGCGGCCGCGGGCGGCACGATCGGCCTGATCGAGGACGGCGACGAGATCGAGATCGACGTCGAGACCCGCCTCATCCGCGTCAACGTCCCCGACGCGGTGCTCGCCGAGCGCCGCGCCAAGATGGAGGCCTCGGAGAACCCGTGGCAGCCGCTGAACCGCGACCGCTACGTCTCCCCGGCCCTCCAGGCGTACGCCGCGATGGCGACCTCCGCCGACCGCGGCGCCGTCCGCGACGTGAACCGACTCCGCCGCTCCTGA